The Setaria viridis chromosome 9, Setaria_viridis_v4.0, whole genome shotgun sequence sequence GGCTACCCAGATAAGTCAAAAGGTTATCGTTTCTACTATCCTAAAAGACAtactaagtttgtagaaacAAGACACGCGGTATTTTTGGAGGATGAGATGATCAGGGGGAGCATGTACCCCGAGAAATTAGCCTTGAGGAAAAGCGGGTATACGTACCCactccgatgattcaggaattttttttctcgatACCTGTTGCTGCTGCACCGACAGCACAGGACACTGTGGTGACAACACTTGTTTTTTGTTCTCCCGTGGCAAACAACAAATGAGTATgaggaacctgtccttcagaaTCCTATAGAACCTGTTTTCACACATGAGGAAGAGCTGCAACAGCCCCAAATGGAGGATGTGCCAAATGTTGAGGGCCccagaaggtctcaaagagttaGAAAGCCAGCTATTCCTGATGACTATGAAGTCTATGCCAGTTAAGAAGTTCAAATGGAGGGAGATCCCACCTCATTTGAAGAAGCCATGAGAAGCGCTAACTCATCACATGGCTTGAAGCCATGGAAGATGAAATGAGATCTATGAGTAGCAATAAAGTCTAGGATTTAGTAGAAATTTCTAAAGGAGCTAAGatagtaggctgtaaatgggtctacaaaacaaaatgtgactccaaagggaatgttGAAAaatataaagcacgacttgtagCAAAAGGCTtcacacaaagagaaggaatagattataatgagatTTTTTCTCCAGTCTCGTGTAAGAATTCTTTTAGAGTCATAATGACTTTAGTGGTGCACTATGATTTAGAATCACagcagatggatgtaaagatggCTTTTCTCAATAGAGATTTGGAAGAAAAATGTCTACATGGCACAACCCAAAGGTTTTGTCGTGGAAGGAAAAGAACATATAGGATGCCGgctgaagaaatccatttatggattaaaaCAAGCTTCCAGACAATGGTACTTGAAGTTTGATGAGACAATAAGAAAGTTTGGGTTCAATGAGAATAAGGAGGACAATTGTGTTTATGCAAAGTTTAAGAGTGGGAAATTCATTTTCCTCatcctgtatgtggatgacatcctACTTGCTAGTAGTGATGTTAGTCTGCTATTGGAGATgaagaagttcttgtcctcgAACTTTAATATGAAAGATCTCGGTGAAGCTTCATTCGTTTTAGGAATTCAAATTCACAAAATAGAAGAAAGGGGGTTTTAGGATTATCGCAGAAGGTATACTTCGAAAAGATTCTAAAGAAGTATggtatgcatgcgagtaaacctatgcctgctcccatagtcaagggtgATAGATTTGGAAAAATTTAGAGTCCCGGGAACCAAtatgagatcgatcaaatgaaagcgatatgcttcagctgtcagAAGCTtaatgtatgctcaagtgtgtACGCGCTCTAACTTAGCTTTTGTAACCGGGATACTTGGCAGATATCAAGATAATCCAGGAATAGATCACTGGAGAATGGTAAAGAAGGCATTGCGTTATATGCAAGGCATGAAAGGCCTCATGTTAACGTACAGAAGAACTGACTCCCTTGAAATAGAAGGGTACTCAGATTCAGATTTTGCGGGAGATGTAGACGATAGAAAGTCCACGTTAGGTtatgtattcactctcgcaggtgGAGCCATATAGTGGAAAAGCTCCAAGCAAACCGTCACTGCATCGTCCACGATGTATGCCAAGTTTGTAGCATGTTATGAGACCATGGGGCAGGCAAAATGGCTAAAAAAGTTTGTACTCGGGTTGAGAGTGGTAGACAGCATTCAAAAGCCTCTCAAGATGTACTGCAACAATGAGCCAGCAGTATCttatgctcacaacaataagtcaagtggtgctaccaaacacattgacatcaagttttatgttgtgaaagagaaAATCTAGGATCATACCATAAAtctagagcatataagaacaaaagaaatgctcgcggatccgctcacgaaaggcttaccgcCCAATGTGTTCTGAGAACACTTAGCCGACATGGGTTTacgggaaagcctatgatccTTGGATACTAAGGGCCTAGAATAAGAATCTATTTCAAAATAGAAAgttgtgttgtagctgttgaatcTGATAGTACGTAACTGACTATTATGACGAGACATGCTCTATACACTGATCTGTAATGAAACGGGTGCTAAGTTAAAGTTTGAGACTAAGTTTAAGTATgagatgagatcaagggggagaacgTTAGTTTGATCTCATGACTCGGTCCAACAACTGAGTCGGAGTCCTCGATCTCGCGCCCTGATCAGGGGCGCCCAACCGGATATGGTTGACAGGTCCTTGTCGCGCAACGCTATAAAAAGAAGAGGTGGGGGTTGGGGGCACGAACACCAATGCAAAGATTGTCGCGTCCACCGgacccaccgacacacctaagGCCCGATCTAAACCCTAGCGCTaaagcggcgggaagcaccgcAGCCaccttgccgctgccgccgccgccatcgttgTCAACACCGTCTTCACCACCATAGCGAGCTCGTCAACCAAGCCCGATGGTTGCGAtcctctcactctctctctccctcgctCTCGGATGTCTCTATTTAGATCTATGGACTTGTTTTCATCTAAAGAACGAGTTGATTACCTGCTATTTCGTGCATCTAGTGATCCTACATGTCTATCGGTACCTTCTGACCAGCAGCTTGAACCATTTTTCCTGTACTGGCCTGCGGCTTGACTGATCGATTGCGATCAAGCAGTTAATGCACGAGCGAGAAAATAATTCTGAATAATCAGGGTCCTGGCTATAAATGAACGTGCCAGGGCGCTAAGCGCTGGAACACAGACAACCCATACCCTGCACGCAACACCGCCACTGCACCTCTCGAGATGGGGTCGCAGCGAGATGGTGATGGAAGTGTTGATCGCCCAGCCAAGGCGAGGTGGTGCGCGGTGACCGGCGGCCGGGGGTTCATGGCGAGGCACCTCGTGGCGGCCCTGGTCCGTTCCGGCGAGTGGAATGTGCGGGTCACCGACCTCGCCCCTACCATCGTGCTCGGCCCCGGCGAGAGTGAGGGCCTCCTCGGCGATGCCCTCCGTGACGGCCGCGCCGTCTATGCCTCGGTGGATGTCTGCAACCTGGACCAGCTTATAGAAGGTGATACGTGATGCTTAGCATGCAAGATTTATATTCAGTTCTTGGCCATAGTAACATCAAGTGTCATTCCATTTAATTGGTCTAGCATGTGTTCACAAATTAAAGGAAGAGATTGCAAGGGCAACTATGGTATGATTAAACCAAATCAATATTCAGAGCAAGCCTCATTGCCAAGAAACTAACATCTGCTCGTTGTTCTCTCCAACTCTTTTTGTACCTGTTTTCTACTGGTTTCTTTTATAAACTTGCTGTCGGGAGATCTTCCCCCACACAGTTTTCCCATCAAAAGAGAAGCTAATATGTGGAATAGACTTGGAACCAAAACACAGTATTAATTGTTCAACAGGCTAACTAGCAACAACACGACCCCAGTCCGGTGCCATGCTATTTCTCTTGATGGGCAACACGACGAAGTTTGCATATCTATATTTTTAATTGCGTAAGGTCAATATCTAATCGGTTTTTATTCAGCTTTTGAAGGGGTAGATGTTGTATTCCACACAGCTGCTGCAGATCCCGGCAAGAACAACTTGCAACTTCATTACAAGGTCAATGTGGAGGGTTAGTAAAAGAATCATGCCAAGGGCAccataaataaaatatataatatTTCAAGCTATTCCGTATCTAGTTAGTTTTCCATGTGTAATCTTTGGCTTCAATAATGTGGTACTCCGTTCAGTCCAAAGGATCGACATGATATTTCACAAAGTTGATTATTATTTGCAGGTGATGATGCTCTTCACTAAAGCCCATATCATTAATTATATGTTTATCACATAAAGATATGAATATACAGCAAATAAGGCATATATTATGTATAAACATAAATTGGTATCCTTCCTTATCAATGTGTACTCAGCTTCAATTATTCGAACCTAGCTAACTGGACAACAACCAAATAGGAACTCTATACCAGATAGAACTAATTAAAATAATTAGTGAGTTTCTTTTAATCATTTATAGAAGTATTATAAAGTGGGTTACATTTACTAATTTTAGCTTTTGCTTCATATGCTACCTGCACAGGTACAAAGAGCGTAATTGATGCATGTAAGATCTGTAAGGTGAAAAGGCTTATACACACCAGTTCTAGTGCTGTTGTGTTTGACGGAGTTCATGGACTTTTCAACGTAGATGAATCATTGCCATACCCAGATAAGGTTGCATGATCGATGATACTaatgaaaaaaattatgcaTATTAGAAATTTAGATATTGACTGCTCAATTGGTCTGGCACTTGCTGTTTTACATTACATCCACTGCATCTCTTTCATTCCTCTAGCAATGGTTCACAGTATGAGAAAGAGACCCACTGAGGGAGAGGCTTTTGACATGCTTGTTGCTcatattattttcttttgaatATTTATCCAGCTACACAAATTTGAAAGTATAGTGAACATGTTTTCTAACCAAATGTTTCTTATTGTTAGCAGTTTCCTGATGCATATGCACGAACAAAGGCAGAAGCAGAGAAGTTTGTCATGAAGGCCAATGGCATTGATGACCTTCTAACTTGCTGCATACGTCCTGGCGCCATTTTTGGTCCTGGTGACATGATTTTACCAACTCTAGATCAATATGGACAAACACTCGTAAGGAAGCAGAAGCTATGTTCGATATTATGGAACTACTAAAAAATGATGGTTATACTAATTGACATCGATCGCCCATGGTCATATTTTTATTTGACATATTAAATCTTTAGTGACACATACTGTACACATCATTGAAGGAATGTGCAGGAAAGCTCTTTCACATAAATGCTGAAATTAATAAATGTAATTTATTTAAGTGGTATAATAGTATAGCAGTATTACTCAAtactctactccctccgtcccaaattataagtcgttttgggatggagggagtagtagtttTCTTCCAAGTTTTATTACTGGACTTTAGGTTATTCTGGCTGGTCCTATTTGAATCTACTCTAAAAGCAGAACTTATTTATCCTGATGAAAATTGGCCCAATTTCCAAATAAGTGTAATTGGCTGGTCCTTTAGGTTAATGGCTTGAGCTAGCCAGGCTTGTGAACTCGACATAGCTATCAAGCTATAAATGGCACTGTTATGGAGTTATATTATGTC is a genomic window containing:
- the LOC117836994 gene encoding 3beta-hydroxysteroid-dehydrogenase/decarboxylase, with product MGSQRDGDGSVDRPAKARWCAVTGGRGFMARHLVAALVRSGEWNVRVTDLAPTIVLGPGESEGLLGDALRDGRAVYASVDVCNLDQLIEAFEGVDVVFHTAAADPGKNNLQLHYKVNVEGTKSVIDACKICKVKRLIHTSSSAVVFDGVHGLFNVDESLPYPDKFPDAYARTKAEAEKFVMKANGIDDLLTCCIRPGAIFGPGDMILPTLDQYGQTLFIIGDGKNYDDFVYVENVVHGHICADRTLSTMKGAQRSGGKAYFITNMEPMNMWDFLYMVQEELGYKRLFKIRIPLLIIKPISYLVEWGYKVFYHYGMCQPHILTPARIKYTTLNRTFSCNKAIEELGYKPTVTIMDGLKATVESYIQLKNKNISRERK